In Alicyclobacillus macrosporangiidus CPP55, a single window of DNA contains:
- a CDS encoding cysteine hydrolase family protein — MGNRAVIAIDLHRGHLDPEVATMPLPPDKCETVIRANAAFFAKCRERGIPIVHVVTQYRHNKEILVNPAWRARADDPQATRKNVGRHNLRGMPGVQVIPALWDDKDVLVDTKKRYDCFVGTDLEFVLRTLGIEELWVTGVNTNSCVLATSIDASCRDYDVTIVSDCVDTMDGPEFHTSALQIFERAFGRVKRSIELIH; from the coding sequence TTGGGAAACAGAGCTGTCATCGCCATCGACCTGCACAGGGGGCATCTCGATCCTGAAGTGGCCACGATGCCACTTCCCCCTGATAAGTGTGAAACCGTTATCAGAGCCAACGCGGCATTCTTCGCGAAGTGTCGAGAACGTGGAATACCTATCGTCCATGTGGTAACGCAGTATCGACACAATAAGGAGATTCTTGTGAACCCTGCGTGGCGTGCACGTGCCGATGACCCGCAGGCCACGCGGAAGAACGTCGGCCGTCACAACCTCCGCGGCATGCCCGGAGTGCAGGTGATTCCCGCTCTCTGGGACGACAAGGACGTGCTGGTGGATACGAAGAAGCGATATGACTGCTTCGTTGGCACGGATTTAGAGTTTGTCCTCAGAACCCTGGGCATCGAAGAACTATGGGTGACTGGAGTAAATACAAACAGTTGCGTACTCGCCACATCCATTGACGCGTCCTGCCGCGACTACGATGTGACCATCGTGTCCGATTGTGTGGACACGATGGACGGGCCAGAATTCCACACCAGCGCGCTGCAGATCTTCGAGCGAGCTTTCGGGCGTGTCAAACGTTCCATTGAATTGATCCACTGA
- a CDS encoding MFS transporter: MLFTKYKLGTVQRLPVSIAVMALVVLALSYVVNAMDRQVFSVLVPTIDKTFGFSLPQGGLLSTIFTLGIGVAGIPTGYLLDRLTRKSVMLIGIVVYSLFTILTAMSTGFGDMLFYRAGSGIGEAMQNAALFSAVGAYFYKHRAMALGTLNFAYGVGGFFGPLFGGKMLVAYGWKTPFYVYGIIGLIFAIAILFAISTNFTEHEEIQEVHSGNVDHIPEKVWNRNIVIGVITAVVVGLSMYGFLGLYPTFLVKQLGYTTTQASFSLSMFGLGALMGIPAGYLGDIFRQKWVIIISLVCGMIVGYSLFDVVTQPGLQALFSFLEGMFGSGFLFVNTYSLMQRCVRPEQVGRASGIFVTSLYLPSSLAGYLFAALVGTVGWGEAGLIQLTLIPIIGIIAMACLNERQVLVPSTVDRVKAPGLTHM, encoded by the coding sequence ATGTTGTTCACGAAATACAAGCTCGGCACTGTACAAAGATTGCCCGTTTCCATTGCGGTAATGGCGTTGGTTGTGCTCGCCCTGTCGTATGTGGTCAACGCCATGGATCGACAAGTGTTTTCGGTCCTAGTCCCGACCATCGACAAGACGTTTGGCTTCTCACTGCCGCAAGGGGGCTTGCTATCCACCATCTTTACACTCGGCATTGGTGTCGCAGGGATTCCCACAGGCTACCTGCTTGACAGGCTGACCCGCAAGTCCGTGATGCTCATCGGCATCGTGGTGTATTCGCTGTTTACCATACTTACCGCAATGTCCACCGGATTCGGCGACATGCTGTTTTACCGTGCCGGCTCAGGCATTGGGGAAGCGATGCAGAACGCTGCGCTTTTTTCGGCGGTCGGTGCCTACTTCTATAAACACCGCGCCATGGCGCTCGGCACGTTGAACTTCGCGTATGGTGTAGGCGGCTTCTTCGGACCGCTGTTTGGTGGAAAAATGCTGGTGGCGTACGGATGGAAGACACCCTTTTACGTGTACGGTATCATCGGTCTGATTTTCGCGATCGCCATTCTGTTTGCCATCTCAACGAACTTTACGGAGCATGAAGAGATTCAAGAAGTTCATTCTGGAAACGTGGATCACATTCCGGAAAAAGTCTGGAACCGCAACATCGTAATTGGCGTGATTACAGCGGTGGTGGTCGGCCTCTCGATGTACGGGTTCTTGGGCCTGTATCCGACGTTCCTGGTCAAACAACTGGGGTACACCACAACTCAGGCCAGCTTCAGCTTGAGCATGTTTGGCTTGGGCGCACTAATGGGTATTCCTGCCGGGTATCTAGGGGATATCTTCCGCCAGAAATGGGTAATCATCATTTCGTTGGTCTGTGGCATGATTGTCGGCTATTCGCTGTTCGACGTCGTGACTCAACCGGGACTACAGGCGCTGTTCAGCTTCCTGGAAGGTATGTTTGGCAGTGGTTTCCTGTTCGTCAACACCTACTCTCTCATGCAACGGTGCGTCCGGCCGGAGCAGGTGGGCAGAGCGTCAGGTATCTTCGTCACGTCGCTGTATCTGCCGTCCTCCCTTGCCGGGTACCTGTTTGCCGCCCTAGTGGGTACGGTTGGATGGGGTGAGGCCGGGCTGATTCAGTTGACCCTGATTCCCATCATAGGGATTATTGCGATGGCTTGCCTGAACGAAAGGCAGGTTCTCGTACCAAGCACGGTGGACAGGGTGAAGGCGCCCGGTTTAACTCACATGTAA
- a CDS encoding dihydroorotase, whose amino-acid sequence MYDIEIVGAQIVTPSAEFIGCISIQDGKIAAISEKPLGHARKTIDATGLHALPGMIDQHVHFMDPGEEDREDFIHGSTAAATAGVTTVIEHTHGHPVRTLEDFLEKKHHLATRSLVDFGLGAHLWPGYFSEIHKLWENGISFFKAFTCTTHGVPGLTNSELFEAFKEVASVGGVVLAHCEDETMTAKNEQDLKLLNRLDGHVIQEWRSKEAEEVAVSGVVLLAKLTGAKVTIAHVSHPFALELVQRGRELGADVMAEVCPQYMFLDERLIQDRGPFGKFTPPARSAPETKRMMNLLANGSIDILSSDHAPSTRNQKLEGNIWSCQFGLPGVETTLPLMLTAVNRGDISLATLVRVYSETPARRLGLYPNKGSLRVGADADIVLIDMAKKWVIEDANIVSKAGWSPYSGTECIGKPETTIVRGQIVIESGKVAADPGVGQYVSRVSRH is encoded by the coding sequence ATGTATGACATCGAGATCGTTGGCGCCCAAATTGTCACACCTTCCGCTGAGTTTATAGGATGCATTTCCATTCAGGACGGGAAAATTGCTGCCATCAGCGAGAAGCCATTAGGTCATGCGCGAAAGACCATTGATGCAACGGGGCTACACGCACTACCAGGGATGATCGACCAGCACGTTCACTTTATGGACCCTGGCGAGGAGGACCGTGAAGATTTCATTCACGGTTCCACCGCCGCCGCAACGGCGGGCGTCACCACGGTCATTGAGCACACACACGGGCACCCGGTGAGAACGCTGGAAGACTTTCTTGAGAAAAAGCACCACCTGGCCACCCGTTCACTGGTTGATTTTGGCCTTGGTGCACACCTGTGGCCGGGTTATTTCAGCGAAATTCACAAGCTGTGGGAGAACGGGATCTCCTTCTTCAAGGCGTTCACGTGTACGACGCACGGGGTACCCGGCCTGACAAACAGTGAACTCTTCGAGGCGTTCAAGGAGGTTGCGAGCGTCGGTGGTGTGGTCTTGGCACATTGTGAAGACGAGACCATGACCGCCAAGAACGAACAAGACCTGAAGTTGTTAAACCGGCTGGACGGACACGTCATCCAAGAGTGGCGCAGTAAAGAGGCTGAGGAAGTAGCTGTCTCCGGGGTTGTGTTGTTGGCCAAGTTGACGGGCGCAAAGGTGACGATTGCCCATGTCAGCCACCCGTTCGCCCTCGAGTTGGTTCAACGCGGGCGGGAACTAGGTGCGGACGTGATGGCCGAGGTTTGTCCGCAATATATGTTTCTTGATGAGCGCCTGATTCAGGACCGTGGGCCGTTTGGTAAATTCACACCGCCGGCGCGGTCTGCGCCGGAAACGAAGCGGATGATGAACCTGTTGGCGAACGGGTCGATTGACATCTTGTCCTCTGACCACGCACCGTCAACCCGTAACCAAAAACTGGAGGGGAACATCTGGAGCTGCCAATTTGGGCTGCCCGGCGTGGAAACAACGCTACCCCTGATGTTAACTGCTGTAAATAGAGGTGACATATCACTAGCGACTTTGGTCCGGGTTTATTCTGAGACACCGGCTCGGCGACTTGGCCTCTATCCCAACAAGGGCAGTTTGCGCGTCGGGGCAGACGCGGACATCGTCCTGATCGATATGGCGAAGAAGTGGGTGATTGAAGACGCAAACATAGTCTCGAAGGCGGGATGGTCACCTTACAGCGGCACCGAGTGCATCGGGAAGCCCGAAACGACGATTGTCCGTGGGCAAATCGTGATCGAAAGTGGCAAAGTCGCAGCCGATCCGGGTGTCGGTCAGTATGTCTCACGGGTAAGCAGACATTGA
- a CDS encoding alpha/beta hydrolase family protein translates to MATATSAWGYWEGYHHWNFTLWRLIGLIDFGASNFSEMMEAVAHIPAGDEKAWFEQWYKIGSRVELLAREAEDKGNALSARNAYFRACNYYRMAQFFLPGSDARKVPTLESMDNMFRKSLQYVDNVETVSIPYEGTALEGYFIKAKGPGPHPTMIYMNGADSLPPEVYFTAGKHMAEAGLNFLVYYAPGVGLTLYKKGIPVRPDTEAFVSPAVDWVSNRDDVDPSRLILIGESFAGYTVPRAAAREKRIAAAVVWSPVYKFDAGFLYQHSGPSFREHLMRLFGANSYDDLVEKSSKYDLTGVAREIECKLFLIQGSEDFIIPVPLESALRLYNEAKSTVKKLRFIERDEGLGGVLHCQKDNLHVAHFETLNWLKEVGLI, encoded by the coding sequence TGTGGAGATTGATTGGGCTAATCGACTTCGGAGCGTCCAACTTTAGCGAGATGATGGAGGCGGTGGCACACATTCCGGCTGGAGATGAGAAGGCATGGTTCGAACAATGGTACAAGATTGGCTCGCGCGTTGAACTATTGGCGCGCGAAGCGGAAGATAAAGGTAACGCGCTCTCGGCCCGCAACGCCTATTTTCGGGCCTGCAATTACTATCGAATGGCGCAGTTTTTCTTGCCAGGCAGCGATGCCCGCAAGGTACCTACGCTGGAGTCCATGGACAACATGTTTCGCAAGTCTTTGCAATATGTTGACAATGTTGAAACTGTTTCTATCCCGTACGAAGGGACGGCCCTCGAGGGCTACTTCATCAAGGCCAAAGGCCCTGGGCCGCATCCGACGATGATCTACATGAATGGCGCGGACTCGTTGCCACCAGAGGTCTATTTTACGGCGGGCAAGCACATGGCTGAAGCAGGACTGAACTTCCTTGTCTACTACGCTCCCGGCGTGGGTCTGACACTGTATAAGAAAGGCATCCCGGTCCGACCCGATACCGAGGCATTCGTTTCGCCGGCTGTCGATTGGGTGTCGAATCGCGATGACGTGGACCCCTCCCGGTTGATCTTGATTGGCGAGAGCTTCGCCGGCTACACGGTTCCCCGGGCTGCCGCTCGCGAGAAACGAATTGCGGCTGCCGTGGTTTGGTCGCCGGTGTACAAATTCGACGCGGGGTTCCTTTACCAACATTCAGGTCCATCATTCCGGGAACATTTGATGCGGTTGTTTGGTGCCAACTCCTATGACGATCTCGTCGAGAAGTCTTCCAAGTATGACCTTACCGGCGTGGCCCGGGAGATCGAATGCAAGCTGTTTCTGATTCAAGGCTCCGAGGACTTTATTATCCCGGTCCCGCTTGAGAGCGCGCTGCGCCTGTACAACGAAGCAAAGTCGACGGTGAAGAAACTGCGGTTCATTGAGCGGGACGAGGGACTCGGCGGCGTGCTTCATTGTCAAAAGGACAACCTTCACGTGGCACACTTCGAGACGCTGAATTGGCTGAAGGAAGTTGGGTTGATCTGA